The Spirochaetaceae bacterium DNA segment GCCATGAGCGCCGAGCAGACCTTCTCGGCGGCGTTCGGCGACTACGACCTGGACGGCGACCTCGACCTGGCGCTGGCGCACTGGGGCACGGCGCGGCCCGCCATCCTGTACGTGCGCGAGACCTCCCGCGGCCTGTTCACCGAGCACCTGTGGCGCAACGACAGCGACGCCCACGGCATCCGGTTCACCCGGGTCAGCGACGCGGCCGGCATCGCGGCCACCATCCTGACGCTGCCCGATCCCGAGGAGCCGTTTCCCGACGGCCACCCCTCCCTCGGCCGCGACTGGACCTTCACGCCCACCTTCGCCCGCATCGACGGCGACCGCTACCCCGACCTGCTGTTCGTGGCCGACTTCAACCGCTCACAGGTGTTCCTGAACAACCGCGACGGCACCTTCCGCAACGTCACCGACCCGGCCGTACTGATCGACGACCACGGCATGGGCTCGGCGGTGGCCGACTTCGACAACGACGGCGACCTCGACTGGTTCGTGACCAGCGTGTACTACGGCGGGCCCGGCGAAACGCCGGACCCGTTCCGCGGCAACCGCCTGTACCGCAACGACAGCGGCGTGTTCGCCGACGCCACCGATGCCGCCGGCGTGGTGGACGGCGGCTGGGGCTGGGCTGCCTGCGCCATCGACTTCGACAACGACGGCAACCTGGACATCTACCACACCAACGGCTGGATCAGCCTGGGCAGCTACGAGGCGGACTACACCGCGGACCGGTCGCGCGCCTTCGTGGGACGTGGCGACGGCACCTTCACCGACCGCGCCACAGCGCTGGGGCTCGACGACAGCGAGTTCGGGCGCGGCGCGGTATGCGCCGACTTCGACAACGACGGCGACGTCGACATCCTGCTGCTGCACGAGTCGGCGACCCTGTGGGAGAACCTGACCACCGGCGCCAACTACCTGCGCGTCCTGCTGCGCGGGATACCGCCCAACACCGAGGCGGTGGGCGCCCGCATCAGCGTGACCACCGCCACCGCAGCCGGGCCGCGCACCCGCATGCGCGAGCTGATCCTGGGCAGCAACTACCTGTCGCAGAACCCGCTGCTGCAGGTGTTCGGCCTCGGCGCCGCCACCGAGTGCGACGTCGAGGTGGAGTGGCCGGACGGCCGCCGCACCGCCCTGCGCGGCGTCTCAGCCGGCCAGACGCTGCACCTCACCCACCCCGCCCTCCTCTGATCCACAATCCGCCGGCACGGTTGTCATCCTGACGCGGTGCGTCAGTCGGAGAGGCCCATGCAGAACGCGAGTGCTCGATTGAGACCGACCAGGTCGGCGCGGTCCAACCGTCCGATCCGGTCGCCGATCTTCCCACGTCGGACGGTCACCGGTTTGTCGGCCATGATCTGCGACCTGCGGCGCAATCCGTTCAGCCCGGACGGATCGATGGTCACTCGAAGAGTCGGGCACGTCGCGGAGGCTGAGCGGAGGCTGCCGTGTCGGTTGACACGAACGCTGGCGCTGTGCCAGTCCTTGTGAGGGTCCTTGTCGTGATCTCGTGAGACCAGCACTTCCGCTTCGATACATGAAGGTCGTCGACCTCGCCGGTGGCGCGGCCGCGTCCATCGGTCGAGACCTCGCGGCATTGGGCGCGCGGGTGGTGCGCGTTGAACCACGTGGCGGCCACCATGACCGGACGGCGGCGCCAGTCGTTGCCGGACTGAGCGTAGACTTCGCAATCCGCAACCTGGGCAAGACCAATGTCGAGCTTGATCTTGGCGATCCGGAGGATCGGACCGCATTCCGGGCCTTGCTCGCCGAGGCGGATCTTCTCATCGAATCGACGCGCCCCGGGTCTGCCGAGGCCGCTCAATTGGGCGCGGTCCGCATCGCCGCACAGCACCCGACGCTGGTCATCCTGTCCGTGAGCGACTTCGGGCAGACCGGTGCGTACGCCCGGTGGCAGGCGACGGCGCCGGTGCTCGATGCGCTCGGCGGCGGGCTGGCGCGCTCGGGACTTCCCGGGCGCCCGCCGCTCCTGCCGCCCGGCAACCTTGCGATTGAATGCGCACTCGCTCAGGCGGCGTACGTCGCTGTTCTGGGCTACGTCAACCGTCTGAAGAGCGGCCACGGTGACCACATTGATTTCTCGCTGATGAAGGGGGCGAGCCAGACGCTCGATCCGGCATTCGGCATCTACGGAAGCGCGACATCCGGTATCCCGCCGAGCGAAGCGCCCCGCGGCCGTCCGGAGGTCGGGTTCATGTATCCCATCGTGCCCTGCGCGGATGGTGCCGTGCGCATTTGCGTACTCGCGCCGCGCCAATGGCAGGGCATGTTCCGATGGATGGGGAGCCCTCCCGAGTTTGCCGACCCCTCGTTCAATGACCTGGTCACGCGGTTCGACAATCCGGAGCTGATCCCGGCCATCGGACGTTTCTTTGCCGGCCAGACGCGCGCCGACCTGGAACGGCACGGCCAACGCGCCGGCGTGCCGATTGCGGCCGTGCTCGACGTCGACGAGGTGTTGCGAAGCGACCAGGTCATCGCGCGCCGAGCCTTGGTCCCGGTCGAAATCTCCCCCGGACACTCGGTGCCGGTGCCCAATGGCATGATCGAGATCGACGGGGCGCGCGCCGGCTGCCGTCCCGCGGATTCGGCTGCCCCACCCGCAACGCCTGCTCCGCGCAAACCGGAAGTGCCGCGCTGGCCGTTTGCGGGCGCGCGCCCGCTGTCGGGGCTCCGCGTGCTCGATCTCGGCGTGATCGTGGTCGGCGCCGAACAGTCGCGCCTGCTGGCCGATCAAGGGGCTGACGTCATCAAGATCGAGAACAGCGCCTACCTGGACGGCACCAGGCGGAGCCGTGACGGCAGCCCCGTGTCGCTGCCATTCGCCGCCGGCCACCGCAACAAGCGCGGGCTGGGCCTCAATCTGCGTGACCAGAGAGGCAAACGGCTGTTCCTGAAGCTGGTGGCGCAGAGCGACGTGGTCATGACCAATTTCAGGCCCGGCACGATGGACTCGCTCGGGCTCGGCTCCGAGGTACTGAGGGCGGTCAATCCCGGCATTATCGTTGCCGACAGCTCAGCCTTCGGGCCGGACGGGCCGTGGTCGAAGCGTCTTGGCTATGGGCCGCTGGTACGGGCATCCGCTGGCCTGACCAAGCAGTGGCGTTATCCAGGTGAAGTGGACGGCTTCGGCGATGCCTCGACCATCTACCCCGATCATGTTGCCGGTCGGGTGGCCGCCACCGGGGTTCTCGCCCTGCTGATCCGCAGGCTGCACACGGGTCGCGGCGGCACAGTCAGCACCTCGCAGGCGGAAATCATCCTCAGCCATCAAGCCACCGACATCGCGGCTCGTGCGCTGAACGCCGCAGGCTCCGCGGGCGCGACGATCGCTGAACAGGTCGCCCACGACGCACCGTGGGGAGTGTTCCCGGCACTCGGCGATGACGAGTGGTGCGTGGTGACGGTGCGTTCCGACGAGGAGTGGCGGGCACTGTGCTCGACCATGGGGCGGCCCGATCTCGGTGCCGAGCCCGAGCTTGCCACCAGGGCCGGGAGAGACCAGGCGCGGGCGCGCATCGACGCCCTGTTGATCGATTGGCTTGCCACCCGTACCCCGCATGAGGCGATGGAGAGGTTGCAGGCGGCCGGCGTCCCCGCGGCCGCCATGCTCCGCGCGCAGGACGTCCCCGATTTTCCGCTGTTCCAGGAGCAAGGATTCCACACCCGCGCCCGCCACCCGCTGTACCGCGAGCCGCTGCTGATGGAAACCGGCCCTGCCCGCTTTTCCCACCTCCCCGAGCCGGCGCTGGAACCGGCTCCGGTGCTCGGTGAGCACACGCGGGATATCGCGCGCACGTTGTTGGGCCTGTCCGAGACGGAGATCGAAGAGTTGATCGAATCGGGGGTGCTCGAACAGGGGGTACCGCAGGTTCCTCCAGTCCGTAACGTCGCCGCCGGCAGCTTGTCTGATCACGCTGTCACGCGAAGTTGATGCTCGCGAGGATTCCACTGTCACCTGCCGCTTCAAGGAGACGCAGCAGAGCCGCACACTCCGCTGCCCTAGTCCTACGGCGTACGATTATTATGATACCGGCGTGCGGCCGTTTGCTGGCCAACTCCAAGAAATCGTCCCGATTACACGTCAGCAGGACGAGCTCCCGTCGAGCAGCCAAAGCAAGAACTTGAACATCTTTTGCGTCGACTGGGAGAAC contains these protein-coding regions:
- a CDS encoding CRTAC1 family protein — encoded protein: MAVVLAAAAVAPVAAEAPATRFRDATPGSGIAFESGMRGIDGFAFVDLMARTSAAAGDYDGDGDVDLFIVRGDIGPNLLYRNDGGLRFTDVASAAGLAFTRPPADNYRHAGPTFADIDGDGDLDLFVGGLQGDPSRLYRNDGDGTFSDVTRHSGLDAMSAEQTFSAAFGDYDLDGDLDLALAHWGTARPAILYVRETSRGLFTEHLWRNDSDAHGIRFTRVSDAAGIAATILTLPDPEEPFPDGHPSLGRDWTFTPTFARIDGDRYPDLLFVADFNRSQVFLNNRDGTFRNVTDPAVLIDDHGMGSAVADFDNDGDLDWFVTSVYYGGPGETPDPFRGNRLYRNDSGVFADATDAAGVVDGGWGWAACAIDFDNDGNLDIYHTNGWISLGSYEADYTADRSRAFVGRGDGTFTDRATALGLDDSEFGRGAVCADFDNDGDVDILLLHESATLWENLTTGANYLRVLLRGIPPNTEAVGARISVTTATAAGPRTRMRELILGSNYLSQNPLLQVFGLGAATECDVEVEWPDGRRTALRGVSAGQTLHLTHPALL
- a CDS encoding type II toxin-antitoxin system PemK/MazF family toxin, translated to MPRGLDRWTRPRHRRGRRPSCIEAEVLVSRDHDKDPHKDWHSASVRVNRHGSLRSASATCPTLRVTIDPSGLNGLRRRSQIMADKPVTVRRGKIGDRIGRLDRADLVGLNRALAFCMGLSD
- a CDS encoding CoA transferase; its protein translation is MKVVDLAGGAAASIGRDLAALGARVVRVEPRGGHHDRTAAPVVAGLSVDFAIRNLGKTNVELDLGDPEDRTAFRALLAEADLLIESTRPGSAEAAQLGAVRIAAQHPTLVILSVSDFGQTGAYARWQATAPVLDALGGGLARSGLPGRPPLLPPGNLAIECALAQAAYVAVLGYVNRLKSGHGDHIDFSLMKGASQTLDPAFGIYGSATSGIPPSEAPRGRPEVGFMYPIVPCADGAVRICVLAPRQWQGMFRWMGSPPEFADPSFNDLVTRFDNPELIPAIGRFFAGQTRADLERHGQRAGVPIAAVLDVDEVLRSDQVIARRALVPVEISPGHSVPVPNGMIEIDGARAGCRPADSAAPPATPAPRKPEVPRWPFAGARPLSGLRVLDLGVIVVGAEQSRLLADQGADVIKIENSAYLDGTRRSRDGSPVSLPFAAGHRNKRGLGLNLRDQRGKRLFLKLVAQSDVVMTNFRPGTMDSLGLGSEVLRAVNPGIIVADSSAFGPDGPWSKRLGYGPLVRASAGLTKQWRYPGEVDGFGDASTIYPDHVAGRVAATGVLALLIRRLHTGRGGTVSTSQAEIILSHQATDIAARALNAAGSAGATIAEQVAHDAPWGVFPALGDDEWCVVTVRSDEEWRALCSTMGRPDLGAEPELATRAGRDQARARIDALLIDWLATRTPHEAMERLQAAGVPAAAMLRAQDVPDFPLFQEQGFHTRARHPLYREPLLMETGPARFSHLPEPALEPAPVLGEHTRDIARTLLGLSETEIEELIESGVLEQGVPQVPPVRNVAAGSLSDHAVTRS